In Neoarius graeffei isolate fNeoGra1 chromosome 9, fNeoGra1.pri, whole genome shotgun sequence, one genomic interval encodes:
- the sp3a gene encoding transcription factor Sp3a isoform X2, producing MAALDVDSSQSEFLQQDGSRGDQPADSGSVPLTSSSERWDGVKDDSSIVQLPSGGIVTSNGQYVLPIQGLQSQPILLTSGTDSSANAVPNIQYQVIPQIQTTDGQLGFSASTVEGASLAQDASGQIQILPDGSQAISVAGTASGGILSNSPNLMTQTGQVQQIQGVTLGSSAFNSQGQVVANVPVGLPGNITFVPINSVDLDSLGLSGAQTIATGLTADGQLIMTNQTVENTEGSEKTGEQQTLVVNNTNAAEMFVPTTSSSSSSSSQLPASTIDGTGVLTQSTPEQTEGFLAQSQVQASTGQQVIQLQQVPLQSSDGQLSQQQIAAQGQQPLQNVQLINPGTFLIQAQTVTPSGQIQWQTFQVQGIQNLQNLQLQTAPAQQITLAPVQTLSIGQGATLSTTPVSISSGQIPNLQTVTVNSVDHAGLQLQADDTDSPGDIRIKEEPDSEEWSLAGDSTLNTNDLSHLRVRLVEDEMENLGQEGKRLRRVACTCPNCKEGGGRGTNMGKKKQHVCHIAGCGKVYGKTSHLRAHLRWHSGERPFVCNWMFCGKRFTRSDELQRHRRTHTGEKKFVCPECSKRFMRSDHLAKHIKTHQKKGSGGSVVASVETSASSDSIITSGATTLILTNIQPGAVQGLATVNATVNTSSSQELLTTAEIPLQLVTVAASEAAE from the exons ATGGCTGCCTTAGACGTGGACAGCAGTCAAAGCGAGTTTCTGCAGCAAGATGGTAGCAGGGGAGATCAG CCTGCAGATTCAGGATCAGTGCCCCTAACAAGCTCATCAGAAAGATGGGATGGAGTCAAGGATGACTCAAGCATTGTGCAGCTGCCCAGTGGGGGCATAGTCACCTCCAATGGGCAGTATGTTCTTCCCATTCAGGGCCTCCAGAGCCAGCCCATTTTGCTAACATCAGGGACAGATTCCTCCGCCAATGCAGTGCCTAACATCCAGTACCAAGTTATCCCTCAGATCCAGACAACTGATGGGCAGTTGGGATTCTCTGCTTCAACAGTAGAGGGTGCCTCGCTGGCTCAGGATGCCTCAGGGCAGATCCAGATTCTCCCTGATGGCTCTCAGGCCATCAGTGTAGCCGGCACTGCCTCAGGTGGCATTCTTAGCAACAGCCCGAACCTTATGACCCAGACTGGCCAAGTCCAGCAGATCCAAGGAGTCACTCTGGGAAGTTCAGCCTTCAACAGTCAGGGGCAGGTGGTTGCTAACGTGCCTGTGGGTTTGCCTGGGAATATTACCTTTGTACCCATTAACAGTGTAGATCTGGACTCACTTGGGCTCTCCGGGGCACAGACGATAGCCACAGGGCTGACTGCTGATGGACAGCTAATCATGACCAATCAGACTGTGGAAAACACAGAAGGCTCAGAGAAAACAGGAGAACAGCAGACACTAGTGGTCAACAACACTAATGCAGCAGAGATGTTTGTGCCTACCACGTCATCATCGTCATCTTCGTCCTCGCAGTTGCCTGCCAGCACAATCGATGGTACAGGTGTGCTAACGCAGAGCACGCCTGAGCAGACTGAAGGATTCCTTGCTCAGAGCCAGGTACAAGCGTCCACAGGGCAGCAGGTGATCCAGCTGCAGCAGGTACCACTCCAGAGCAGTGATGGGCAGCTGAGCCAACAACAAATAGCCGCCCAGGGGCAGCAGCCTCTCCAGAACGTCCAGCTAATCAACCCAGGGACCTTCCTCATTCAAGCTCAGACCGTCACACCATCAGGCCAGATACAGTGGCAGACCTTCCAG GTTCAGGGTATTCAGAACCTCCAGAACCTGCAGCTccagacagccccggcccaacagATCACATTAGCCCCAGTGCAGACCCTGTCTATAGGGCAGGGAGCTACACTAAGTACCACTCCAGTTAGCATCAGCTCTGGGCAGATTCCCAACTTGCAGACAGTCACAGTTAATTCGGTGGATCATGCAGGGCTCCAGCTCCAGGCTGATGACACAGACAGCCCTGGAG ATATTCGGATAAAGGAGGAGCCAGACTCAGAAGAGTGGTCTCTTGCTGGTGACTCCACTCTGAATACTAATGACCTGTCTCACCTACGTGTGCGCTTAGTAGAAGACGAGATGGAGAATCTGGGCCAGGAGGGCAAACGGCTGCGTAGAGTCGCCTGCACCTGCCCCAACTGCAAAGAGGGAGGAGGAAG GGGCACCAACATGGGGAAGAAGAAGCAGCACGTATGTCATATAGCAGGCTGTGGGAAGGTGTACGGGAAGACATCTCACCTGCGAGCTCACCTGCGCTGGCATTCAGGAGAGAGACCTTTCGTCTGCAACTGGATGTTCTGCGGCAAGAGATTCACACGCAGCGATGAGCTACAGCGACATCGGAGAACACATACAG GCGAGAAGAAGTTTGTGTGTCCTGAGTGCTCAAAGCGCTTCATGCGAAgtgaccacctggccaagcacatAAAGACACATCAGAAGAagggcagtggtggctcagtggtGGCGAGCGTGGAGACCTCTGCTTCCTCTGACAGCATCATCACCTCAGGAGCGACCACACTCATCCTCACCAACATCCAACCAGGTGCCGTGCAGGGCCTTGCTACTGTTAACGCTACTGTTAACACGTCCAGCTCGCAGGAGCTACTCACTACAGCAGAGATCCCGCTGCAGTTAGTCACCGTGGCAGCCAGCGAAGCTGCAGAGTGA
- the sp3a gene encoding transcription factor Sp3a isoform X3: MAALDVDSSQSEFLQQDGSRGDQASPPSPLALLAATCSELGSPSSRGENRAAAAGPADSGSVPLTSSSERWDGVKDDSSIVQLPSGGIVTSNGQYVLPIQGLQSQPILLTSGTDSSANAVPNIQYQVIPQIQTTDGQLGFSASTVEGASLAQDASGQIQILPDGSQAISVAGTASGGILSNSPNLMTQTGQVQQIQGVTLGSSAFNSQGQVVANVPVGLPGNITFVPINSVDLDSLGLSGAQTIATGLTADGQLIMTNQTVENTEGSEKTGEQQTLVVNNTNAAEMFVPTTSSSSSSSSQLPASTIDGTGVLTQSTPEQTEGFLAQSQVQASTGQQVIQLQQVPLQSSDGQLSQQQIAAQGQQPLQNVQLINPGTFLIQAQTVTPSGQIQWQTFQVQGIQNLQNLQLQTAPAQQITLAPVQTLSIGQGATLSTTPVSISSGQIPNLQTVTVNSVDHAGLQLQADDTDSPGVEDEMENLGQEGKRLRRVACTCPNCKEGGGRGTNMGKKKQHVCHIAGCGKVYGKTSHLRAHLRWHSGERPFVCNWMFCGKRFTRSDELQRHRRTHTGEKKFVCPECSKRFMRSDHLAKHIKTHQKKGSGGSVVASVETSASSDSIITSGATTLILTNIQPGAVQGLATVNATVNTSSSQELLTTAEIPLQLVTVAASEAAE; the protein is encoded by the exons ATGGCTGCCTTAGACGTGGACAGCAGTCAAAGCGAGTTTCTGCAGCAAGATGGTAGCAGGGGAGATCAG GCCAGTCCGCCGTCGCCGCTCGCTCTGCTGGCGGCCACCTGCAGCGAGCTCGGCTcgccctcctcccggggggagaaCAGGGCTGCCGCTGCCGGG CCTGCAGATTCAGGATCAGTGCCCCTAACAAGCTCATCAGAAAGATGGGATGGAGTCAAGGATGACTCAAGCATTGTGCAGCTGCCCAGTGGGGGCATAGTCACCTCCAATGGGCAGTATGTTCTTCCCATTCAGGGCCTCCAGAGCCAGCCCATTTTGCTAACATCAGGGACAGATTCCTCCGCCAATGCAGTGCCTAACATCCAGTACCAAGTTATCCCTCAGATCCAGACAACTGATGGGCAGTTGGGATTCTCTGCTTCAACAGTAGAGGGTGCCTCGCTGGCTCAGGATGCCTCAGGGCAGATCCAGATTCTCCCTGATGGCTCTCAGGCCATCAGTGTAGCCGGCACTGCCTCAGGTGGCATTCTTAGCAACAGCCCGAACCTTATGACCCAGACTGGCCAAGTCCAGCAGATCCAAGGAGTCACTCTGGGAAGTTCAGCCTTCAACAGTCAGGGGCAGGTGGTTGCTAACGTGCCTGTGGGTTTGCCTGGGAATATTACCTTTGTACCCATTAACAGTGTAGATCTGGACTCACTTGGGCTCTCCGGGGCACAGACGATAGCCACAGGGCTGACTGCTGATGGACAGCTAATCATGACCAATCAGACTGTGGAAAACACAGAAGGCTCAGAGAAAACAGGAGAACAGCAGACACTAGTGGTCAACAACACTAATGCAGCAGAGATGTTTGTGCCTACCACGTCATCATCGTCATCTTCGTCCTCGCAGTTGCCTGCCAGCACAATCGATGGTACAGGTGTGCTAACGCAGAGCACGCCTGAGCAGACTGAAGGATTCCTTGCTCAGAGCCAGGTACAAGCGTCCACAGGGCAGCAGGTGATCCAGCTGCAGCAGGTACCACTCCAGAGCAGTGATGGGCAGCTGAGCCAACAACAAATAGCCGCCCAGGGGCAGCAGCCTCTCCAGAACGTCCAGCTAATCAACCCAGGGACCTTCCTCATTCAAGCTCAGACCGTCACACCATCAGGCCAGATACAGTGGCAGACCTTCCAG GTTCAGGGTATTCAGAACCTCCAGAACCTGCAGCTccagacagccccggcccaacagATCACATTAGCCCCAGTGCAGACCCTGTCTATAGGGCAGGGAGCTACACTAAGTACCACTCCAGTTAGCATCAGCTCTGGGCAGATTCCCAACTTGCAGACAGTCACAGTTAATTCGGTGGATCATGCAGGGCTCCAGCTCCAGGCTGATGACACAGACAGCCCTGGAG TAGAAGACGAGATGGAGAATCTGGGCCAGGAGGGCAAACGGCTGCGTAGAGTCGCCTGCACCTGCCCCAACTGCAAAGAGGGAGGAGGAAG GGGCACCAACATGGGGAAGAAGAAGCAGCACGTATGTCATATAGCAGGCTGTGGGAAGGTGTACGGGAAGACATCTCACCTGCGAGCTCACCTGCGCTGGCATTCAGGAGAGAGACCTTTCGTCTGCAACTGGATGTTCTGCGGCAAGAGATTCACACGCAGCGATGAGCTACAGCGACATCGGAGAACACATACAG GCGAGAAGAAGTTTGTGTGTCCTGAGTGCTCAAAGCGCTTCATGCGAAgtgaccacctggccaagcacatAAAGACACATCAGAAGAagggcagtggtggctcagtggtGGCGAGCGTGGAGACCTCTGCTTCCTCTGACAGCATCATCACCTCAGGAGCGACCACACTCATCCTCACCAACATCCAACCAGGTGCCGTGCAGGGCCTTGCTACTGTTAACGCTACTGTTAACACGTCCAGCTCGCAGGAGCTACTCACTACAGCAGAGATCCCGCTGCAGTTAGTCACCGTGGCAGCCAGCGAAGCTGCAGAGTGA
- the sp3a gene encoding transcription factor Sp3a isoform X1, producing MAALDVDSSQSEFLQQDGSRGDQASPPSPLALLAATCSELGSPSSRGENRAAAAGPADSGSVPLTSSSERWDGVKDDSSIVQLPSGGIVTSNGQYVLPIQGLQSQPILLTSGTDSSANAVPNIQYQVIPQIQTTDGQLGFSASTVEGASLAQDASGQIQILPDGSQAISVAGTASGGILSNSPNLMTQTGQVQQIQGVTLGSSAFNSQGQVVANVPVGLPGNITFVPINSVDLDSLGLSGAQTIATGLTADGQLIMTNQTVENTEGSEKTGEQQTLVVNNTNAAEMFVPTTSSSSSSSSQLPASTIDGTGVLTQSTPEQTEGFLAQSQVQASTGQQVIQLQQVPLQSSDGQLSQQQIAAQGQQPLQNVQLINPGTFLIQAQTVTPSGQIQWQTFQVQGIQNLQNLQLQTAPAQQITLAPVQTLSIGQGATLSTTPVSISSGQIPNLQTVTVNSVDHAGLQLQADDTDSPGDIRIKEEPDSEEWSLAGDSTLNTNDLSHLRVRLVEDEMENLGQEGKRLRRVACTCPNCKEGGGRGTNMGKKKQHVCHIAGCGKVYGKTSHLRAHLRWHSGERPFVCNWMFCGKRFTRSDELQRHRRTHTGEKKFVCPECSKRFMRSDHLAKHIKTHQKKGSGGSVVASVETSASSDSIITSGATTLILTNIQPGAVQGLATVNATVNTSSSQELLTTAEIPLQLVTVAASEAAE from the exons ATGGCTGCCTTAGACGTGGACAGCAGTCAAAGCGAGTTTCTGCAGCAAGATGGTAGCAGGGGAGATCAG GCCAGTCCGCCGTCGCCGCTCGCTCTGCTGGCGGCCACCTGCAGCGAGCTCGGCTcgccctcctcccggggggagaaCAGGGCTGCCGCTGCCGGG CCTGCAGATTCAGGATCAGTGCCCCTAACAAGCTCATCAGAAAGATGGGATGGAGTCAAGGATGACTCAAGCATTGTGCAGCTGCCCAGTGGGGGCATAGTCACCTCCAATGGGCAGTATGTTCTTCCCATTCAGGGCCTCCAGAGCCAGCCCATTTTGCTAACATCAGGGACAGATTCCTCCGCCAATGCAGTGCCTAACATCCAGTACCAAGTTATCCCTCAGATCCAGACAACTGATGGGCAGTTGGGATTCTCTGCTTCAACAGTAGAGGGTGCCTCGCTGGCTCAGGATGCCTCAGGGCAGATCCAGATTCTCCCTGATGGCTCTCAGGCCATCAGTGTAGCCGGCACTGCCTCAGGTGGCATTCTTAGCAACAGCCCGAACCTTATGACCCAGACTGGCCAAGTCCAGCAGATCCAAGGAGTCACTCTGGGAAGTTCAGCCTTCAACAGTCAGGGGCAGGTGGTTGCTAACGTGCCTGTGGGTTTGCCTGGGAATATTACCTTTGTACCCATTAACAGTGTAGATCTGGACTCACTTGGGCTCTCCGGGGCACAGACGATAGCCACAGGGCTGACTGCTGATGGACAGCTAATCATGACCAATCAGACTGTGGAAAACACAGAAGGCTCAGAGAAAACAGGAGAACAGCAGACACTAGTGGTCAACAACACTAATGCAGCAGAGATGTTTGTGCCTACCACGTCATCATCGTCATCTTCGTCCTCGCAGTTGCCTGCCAGCACAATCGATGGTACAGGTGTGCTAACGCAGAGCACGCCTGAGCAGACTGAAGGATTCCTTGCTCAGAGCCAGGTACAAGCGTCCACAGGGCAGCAGGTGATCCAGCTGCAGCAGGTACCACTCCAGAGCAGTGATGGGCAGCTGAGCCAACAACAAATAGCCGCCCAGGGGCAGCAGCCTCTCCAGAACGTCCAGCTAATCAACCCAGGGACCTTCCTCATTCAAGCTCAGACCGTCACACCATCAGGCCAGATACAGTGGCAGACCTTCCAG GTTCAGGGTATTCAGAACCTCCAGAACCTGCAGCTccagacagccccggcccaacagATCACATTAGCCCCAGTGCAGACCCTGTCTATAGGGCAGGGAGCTACACTAAGTACCACTCCAGTTAGCATCAGCTCTGGGCAGATTCCCAACTTGCAGACAGTCACAGTTAATTCGGTGGATCATGCAGGGCTCCAGCTCCAGGCTGATGACACAGACAGCCCTGGAG ATATTCGGATAAAGGAGGAGCCAGACTCAGAAGAGTGGTCTCTTGCTGGTGACTCCACTCTGAATACTAATGACCTGTCTCACCTACGTGTGCGCTTAGTAGAAGACGAGATGGAGAATCTGGGCCAGGAGGGCAAACGGCTGCGTAGAGTCGCCTGCACCTGCCCCAACTGCAAAGAGGGAGGAGGAAG GGGCACCAACATGGGGAAGAAGAAGCAGCACGTATGTCATATAGCAGGCTGTGGGAAGGTGTACGGGAAGACATCTCACCTGCGAGCTCACCTGCGCTGGCATTCAGGAGAGAGACCTTTCGTCTGCAACTGGATGTTCTGCGGCAAGAGATTCACACGCAGCGATGAGCTACAGCGACATCGGAGAACACATACAG GCGAGAAGAAGTTTGTGTGTCCTGAGTGCTCAAAGCGCTTCATGCGAAgtgaccacctggccaagcacatAAAGACACATCAGAAGAagggcagtggtggctcagtggtGGCGAGCGTGGAGACCTCTGCTTCCTCTGACAGCATCATCACCTCAGGAGCGACCACACTCATCCTCACCAACATCCAACCAGGTGCCGTGCAGGGCCTTGCTACTGTTAACGCTACTGTTAACACGTCCAGCTCGCAGGAGCTACTCACTACAGCAGAGATCCCGCTGCAGTTAGTCACCGTGGCAGCCAGCGAAGCTGCAGAGTGA
- the sp3a gene encoding transcription factor Sp3a isoform X4: protein MAALDVDSSQSEFLQQDGSRGDQASPPSPLALLAATCSELGSPSSRGENRAAAAGPADSGSVPLTSSSERWDGVKDDSSIVQLPSGGIVTSNGQYVLPIQGLQSQPILLTSGTDSSANAVPNIQYQVIPQIQTTDGQLGFSASTVEGASLAQDASGQIQILPDGSQAISVAGTASGGILSNSPNLMTQTGQVQQIQGVTLGSSAFNSQGQVVANVPVGLPGNITFVPINSVDLDSLGLSGAQTIATGLTADGQLIMTNQTVENTEGSEKTGEQQTLVVNNTNAAEMFVPTTSSSSSSSSQLPASTIDGTGVLTQSTPEQTEGFLAQSQVQASTGQQVIQLQQVPLQSSDGQLSQQQIAAQGQQPLQNVQLINPGTFLIQAQTVTPSGQIQWQTFQVQGIQNLQNLQLQTAPAQQITLAPVQTLSIGQGATLSTTPVSISSGQIPNLQTVTVNSVDHAGLQLQADDTDSPGEDEMENLGQEGKRLRRVACTCPNCKEGGGRGTNMGKKKQHVCHIAGCGKVYGKTSHLRAHLRWHSGERPFVCNWMFCGKRFTRSDELQRHRRTHTGEKKFVCPECSKRFMRSDHLAKHIKTHQKKGSGGSVVASVETSASSDSIITSGATTLILTNIQPGAVQGLATVNATVNTSSSQELLTTAEIPLQLVTVAASEAAE from the exons ATGGCTGCCTTAGACGTGGACAGCAGTCAAAGCGAGTTTCTGCAGCAAGATGGTAGCAGGGGAGATCAG GCCAGTCCGCCGTCGCCGCTCGCTCTGCTGGCGGCCACCTGCAGCGAGCTCGGCTcgccctcctcccggggggagaaCAGGGCTGCCGCTGCCGGG CCTGCAGATTCAGGATCAGTGCCCCTAACAAGCTCATCAGAAAGATGGGATGGAGTCAAGGATGACTCAAGCATTGTGCAGCTGCCCAGTGGGGGCATAGTCACCTCCAATGGGCAGTATGTTCTTCCCATTCAGGGCCTCCAGAGCCAGCCCATTTTGCTAACATCAGGGACAGATTCCTCCGCCAATGCAGTGCCTAACATCCAGTACCAAGTTATCCCTCAGATCCAGACAACTGATGGGCAGTTGGGATTCTCTGCTTCAACAGTAGAGGGTGCCTCGCTGGCTCAGGATGCCTCAGGGCAGATCCAGATTCTCCCTGATGGCTCTCAGGCCATCAGTGTAGCCGGCACTGCCTCAGGTGGCATTCTTAGCAACAGCCCGAACCTTATGACCCAGACTGGCCAAGTCCAGCAGATCCAAGGAGTCACTCTGGGAAGTTCAGCCTTCAACAGTCAGGGGCAGGTGGTTGCTAACGTGCCTGTGGGTTTGCCTGGGAATATTACCTTTGTACCCATTAACAGTGTAGATCTGGACTCACTTGGGCTCTCCGGGGCACAGACGATAGCCACAGGGCTGACTGCTGATGGACAGCTAATCATGACCAATCAGACTGTGGAAAACACAGAAGGCTCAGAGAAAACAGGAGAACAGCAGACACTAGTGGTCAACAACACTAATGCAGCAGAGATGTTTGTGCCTACCACGTCATCATCGTCATCTTCGTCCTCGCAGTTGCCTGCCAGCACAATCGATGGTACAGGTGTGCTAACGCAGAGCACGCCTGAGCAGACTGAAGGATTCCTTGCTCAGAGCCAGGTACAAGCGTCCACAGGGCAGCAGGTGATCCAGCTGCAGCAGGTACCACTCCAGAGCAGTGATGGGCAGCTGAGCCAACAACAAATAGCCGCCCAGGGGCAGCAGCCTCTCCAGAACGTCCAGCTAATCAACCCAGGGACCTTCCTCATTCAAGCTCAGACCGTCACACCATCAGGCCAGATACAGTGGCAGACCTTCCAG GTTCAGGGTATTCAGAACCTCCAGAACCTGCAGCTccagacagccccggcccaacagATCACATTAGCCCCAGTGCAGACCCTGTCTATAGGGCAGGGAGCTACACTAAGTACCACTCCAGTTAGCATCAGCTCTGGGCAGATTCCCAACTTGCAGACAGTCACAGTTAATTCGGTGGATCATGCAGGGCTCCAGCTCCAGGCTGATGACACAGACAGCCCTGGAG AAGACGAGATGGAGAATCTGGGCCAGGAGGGCAAACGGCTGCGTAGAGTCGCCTGCACCTGCCCCAACTGCAAAGAGGGAGGAGGAAG GGGCACCAACATGGGGAAGAAGAAGCAGCACGTATGTCATATAGCAGGCTGTGGGAAGGTGTACGGGAAGACATCTCACCTGCGAGCTCACCTGCGCTGGCATTCAGGAGAGAGACCTTTCGTCTGCAACTGGATGTTCTGCGGCAAGAGATTCACACGCAGCGATGAGCTACAGCGACATCGGAGAACACATACAG GCGAGAAGAAGTTTGTGTGTCCTGAGTGCTCAAAGCGCTTCATGCGAAgtgaccacctggccaagcacatAAAGACACATCAGAAGAagggcagtggtggctcagtggtGGCGAGCGTGGAGACCTCTGCTTCCTCTGACAGCATCATCACCTCAGGAGCGACCACACTCATCCTCACCAACATCCAACCAGGTGCCGTGCAGGGCCTTGCTACTGTTAACGCTACTGTTAACACGTCCAGCTCGCAGGAGCTACTCACTACAGCAGAGATCCCGCTGCAGTTAGTCACCGTGGCAGCCAGCGAAGCTGCAGAGTGA